One stretch of Wolbachia endosymbiont of Armadillidium arcangelii DNA includes these proteins:
- the dut gene encoding dUTP diphosphatase, whose product MQRDKIKVEIKKLSHGESLPLPCYITTQSAGMDLYAALDNTIILNPLERLLIPTGIVIAIPNGFEGQVRPRSGLAAKHGITVLNSPGTIDSDYRGEIKVCLINLSNQSYEIKRGDRIAQILITPVPQVIWNNTEEFYAEETDRNEGGFGSSGR is encoded by the coding sequence ATGCAAAGAGATAAAATTAAAGTAGAAATAAAAAAGTTATCACATGGCGAAAGCCTGCCTCTTCCCTGTTATATAACCACGCAGAGTGCTGGCATGGATCTTTATGCTGCATTGGACAATACTATTATTTTAAATCCACTTGAAAGATTACTTATTCCAACTGGAATTGTGATTGCAATACCAAACGGTTTTGAGGGACAAGTCCGCCCACGTTCTGGACTTGCTGCAAAACATGGAATCACTGTTTTAAATTCTCCGGGCACTATAGACTCTGATTATCGAGGTGAGATTAAAGTTTGCCTAATTAATCTAAGTAATCAGTCATATGAGATAAAAAGAGGAGATAGAATCGCACAAATCCTTATCACTCCTGTACCTCAGGTAATTTGGAACAACACAGAAGAATTCTATGCAGAAGAAACTGACCGCAATGAAGGAGGCTTTGGCTCAAGTGGTAGATAA
- a CDS encoding glycine--tRNA ligase subunit alpha produces the protein MNLQDIIKGLQDFWANEGCTILHPYTSEVGAGTLHPATIMSAIDEKSTKIAYLQPVIRPADGRYGDNPNRLYQHHQYQVIIKPSGSNLQDVYLNSLKALGVSTKEYDIKFIEDDWENPSVGASGLGWEVTCNGMEVTQLTYIQQVGSIDCRIIPGEVAYGLERLAMCIQGVDNVYDIMWNDSGVTYGDIFKQREYEFSYLALDYYDTKVVQRQFEDTEKLCKFLIEKELPVAAYDQCIKTSHLLNLLDARGVLGVNERTAYIGRVRELTKKCCELYRAK, from the coding sequence GTGAATCTACAGGATATAATAAAGGGATTACAAGATTTTTGGGCAAATGAAGGGTGTACTATACTTCATCCATATACGTCTGAAGTTGGAGCTGGAACACTACATCCCGCAACAATCATGTCAGCGATTGACGAAAAATCAACAAAAATTGCATATCTGCAACCAGTAATAAGACCTGCAGACGGACGCTATGGCGACAACCCTAATCGCTTATATCAGCATCATCAATACCAAGTTATAATAAAACCATCTGGCAGCAATTTGCAAGATGTTTACTTAAATAGCTTAAAAGCTCTTGGTGTATCGACAAAAGAATATGATATTAAGTTTATTGAAGATGATTGGGAAAACCCAAGTGTTGGTGCATCCGGTCTTGGCTGGGAAGTTACATGCAACGGAATGGAAGTAACACAACTTACTTATATACAGCAAGTGGGAAGTATTGACTGCAGAATAATTCCTGGTGAAGTAGCATATGGGTTAGAGCGTTTAGCAATGTGCATACAGGGTGTAGATAATGTTTACGACATAATGTGGAATGATAGTGGTGTAACTTACGGAGATATTTTCAAACAAAGAGAGTATGAGTTTTCTTACCTGGCACTTGATTATTATGATACTAAAGTAGTACAACGGCAGTTTGAGGACACAGAAAAACTGTGTAAATTCCTTATCGAAAAAGAATTGCCAGTAGCAGCTTATGACCAATGTATTAAAACTAGCCATCTACTTAATCTACTTGATGCAAGAGGTGTGCTTGGTGTAAATGAACGTACAGCCTATATTGGTAGAGTGAGAGAGTTAACAAAAAAATGCTGTGAATTATATAGAGCGAAGTAG
- a CDS encoding phosphatidylglycerophosphatase — translation MGIFFQFLGKVLGKVFPAKIVSSFLGVGYLPGWQHYWSSFLILFITDIILMLTYGGDFILYKMPNSGIVVAAILTKLAIVMLVLQLVGISIFHTQDPSASSDENIVIQIASGQVMTVALSMPAIMSIYYIVSKFYLSICKAILKCPFWFNDLMHLFFFFIIPYLFFNIVEVIKPWPISTIQLSYNNAISITFEGIFHVFYAVILLYLTAFIFCDLTMHDAIVLNKSIFEYVKESSIALSDYFHGTIKK, via the coding sequence ATGGGGATTTTTTTTCAATTTTTGGGTAAGGTGCTAGGCAAGGTTTTTCCTGCCAAAATAGTAAGCTCTTTTTTAGGAGTAGGATATTTACCGGGTTGGCAGCATTATTGGTCTTCTTTTTTAATATTATTTATTACCGACATTATATTAATGCTTACATACGGAGGTGATTTTATACTATATAAAATGCCGAATTCAGGCATAGTTGTAGCTGCTATTCTTACCAAGCTAGCAATAGTTATGTTAGTGCTGCAATTAGTTGGCATATCTATTTTTCATACTCAAGATCCTTCAGCCAGCAGTGATGAGAATATAGTAATACAAATAGCATCAGGACAGGTGATGACTGTTGCGCTTTCGATGCCGGCAATAATGTCAATTTATTATATTGTAAGTAAATTCTATTTAAGTATATGCAAGGCAATACTTAAATGTCCATTTTGGTTTAATGATCTTATGCATTTGTTCTTTTTCTTTATAATACCTTATTTATTTTTTAATATTGTAGAAGTAATAAAACCATGGCCGATAAGTACGATACAGCTTAGTTATAACAATGCAATATCAATCACATTTGAAGGGATTTTTCATGTGTTTTATGCAGTGATTTTATTGTACTTGACTGCATTTATATTCTGCGATCTGACTATGCATGATGCGATTGTTTTAAACAAAAGCATATTTGAGTATGTAAAAGAAAGTTCAATAGCCTTGAGTGACTATTTTCATGGCACTATTAAAAAATAA
- a CDS encoding Smr/MutS family protein, with translation MSDDELDWQKNVKPIECGKVTLKVDHKVNIKSMIDKGTSGLQGNFLNTDNGNSSFCLDYNTKLKIDRGKYFISDKLDLHGYSIDNAYCKLIDFIVKNYQAGNRCLLIITGHGNSIDKIDTIKNSLNKWLNDTKARHMILYYQQATKKHGGKGAFYVLLRRNKS, from the coding sequence ATGTCAGATGATGAGTTAGATTGGCAAAAAAATGTTAAGCCAATAGAATGTGGAAAAGTTACTTTGAAAGTTGATCATAAAGTAAATATAAAATCTATGATTGATAAAGGTACCTCCGGCTTACAAGGAAATTTTCTTAATACCGATAATGGTAATTCATCATTTTGTCTTGACTACAATACAAAATTAAAGATCGATAGGGGCAAATATTTTATAAGCGATAAACTCGACTTACATGGCTATAGTATAGATAATGCTTATTGTAAATTGATAGATTTTATTGTTAAAAATTATCAAGCAGGGAATAGGTGCTTATTGATAATTACGGGGCATGGTAATAGCATAGATAAAATAGACACTATAAAGAATAGCTTAAATAAGTGGTTGAATGATACAAAAGCTCGGCATATGATCTTATACTACCAGCAAGCCACAAAAAAACATGGTGGCAAAGGGGCTTTTTATGTCTTATTAAGAAGAAATAAAAGTTGA
- a CDS encoding peptidase M2: MTINQQINKNITKEEYFNNNGKGFNSPHVVEVKDLNIKVEVYSHNLRASKIANIESEIRETATNFKDAFELEHSNSEQTFKIYMFDDKDDYTHLGGSEGFGSYLGDEGGKCYYKGEADVFAEMYVYQQGGVHNLQHEFAHGLTYLATGGEHLPAVLMEGIADYFEHHSDHKFNSQGSSIDKTEATNLNLSEILSLEYSENDEANSLVYKTGHALIMYLQEKDPSLLRDYLDALRQGDSHKSKDFLSKIKGHNDNFKGWLAENDTETAMEHLNALQVTKGAFIATGQEIVGGEIKNISYYKANIEKMDGENVGSFSPVEHVAFYDVARAINRATDDTLDISKEYHFLKVVKTSNEQDKLTYSDQQGNEYQNSQEYKSQVLNVLSKYDETLKKTCDEKLKNLDEQIHKESTEVLERYHKQEISYEELLEKYNFITSSSRYEELKNSLLDKTINTGLEQVKATKNIDVEKMLEEMINIDPNLIRSTNHIDLQEGKIFSIKAHGHGNMGALSIQDGDTKLGELSSESGFFKQVEGQTKEIFVFEDILHNLNTQYDGGAYMAITKENGHYKASLIDGRTVERDEYFDEAHLHENELLHPSTGHIQKDLDSLLLRGTKILNHQDSEHAQYSDEQKANGVIVEKGKLLDNKGTDRTNDDVYEAVVKQGGENLHAFKNMGFYITEEVKNERGEITNGSNLFIHDHGKNVRYQLPEKVTHLKLVQKDGQYKLAPSDSEGREYNGIPDEYGYIDPIFAHEYEKRDYSHKHVNVGLINLEKYGSGKLFAIKYDPNDYHIQRNSSGEIVRIKDQAYFTKVKLFDGDTDEEIGMLSNNFHNFKGKIFFSADYNYSYNDFLASVSPQVEIEDMGNGSKKITFDQGDGDIGDTNRGYTDYQRIFTKEKQTESPKGQVSEAKTEVNMSHSTTNIVAEERNDNSEMQSDQPQIPTRAKRSASVEEKEQVLKDTILKIEKNYDRDLEGKHKANVTIDYNDVKALYDRAEGEDKGSVLKFWNKLHTSDYKVGALPEDKYYFKDGKFVIHDSDTKKLIVLPEDKVSIKIMKDGDSYSLAISSGNGKVISSISKIDNPNYELLSDSSHFNLEMQDNIELSDQHHEYNLYLENGFATMFDCTSDHVYHDHNSTYI, encoded by the coding sequence ATGACAATCAATCAACAAATAAATAAAAATATAACTAAAGAAGAATATTTCAACAATAACGGCAAAGGGTTTAATTCGCCACATGTTGTAGAAGTTAAAGATTTAAATATTAAAGTAGAGGTTTATTCTCATAATTTAAGAGCAAGTAAAATTGCTAACATTGAAAGTGAGATAAGAGAAACAGCTACTAATTTTAAAGACGCATTCGAGTTAGAACACAGCAACTCAGAACAAACATTTAAAATTTATATGTTTGATGACAAGGATGATTACACTCACCTTGGCGGAAGCGAGGGTTTCGGTTCTTACCTTGGAGATGAAGGTGGTAAATGTTACTACAAAGGGGAAGCTGATGTTTTTGCTGAAATGTATGTCTACCAACAAGGTGGCGTTCATAACCTTCAGCATGAATTTGCACATGGTTTAACTTACTTGGCTACAGGAGGTGAGCACCTACCTGCAGTATTAATGGAAGGAATTGCAGATTACTTTGAGCACCATTCAGATCATAAATTCAATTCTCAAGGATCAAGTATCGACAAAACTGAAGCTACAAATTTGAATTTAAGTGAAATTTTAAGTTTAGAATATTCAGAGAACGACGAAGCAAATAGCCTGGTTTATAAAACAGGTCATGCGTTGATAATGTACTTACAGGAAAAAGATCCTAGTTTATTAAGAGACTACCTAGATGCTTTACGTCAAGGTGACTCACATAAGTCAAAAGACTTTCTCTCTAAAATAAAAGGGCATAATGATAATTTTAAAGGCTGGCTTGCTGAGAATGATACAGAAACTGCAATGGAACATCTTAACGCTTTGCAAGTTACAAAAGGAGCTTTTATAGCAACTGGTCAAGAAATAGTGGGTGGAGAAATTAAAAACATATCCTACTATAAAGCAAATATAGAAAAAATGGATGGAGAAAACGTTGGAAGTTTTTCTCCTGTAGAACACGTCGCATTTTATGATGTTGCTCGTGCTATAAATAGGGCAACAGATGATACACTTGATATATCAAAGGAATATCATTTCCTCAAGGTAGTAAAAACTTCTAATGAACAGGATAAACTAACTTACTCTGATCAACAAGGTAATGAATATCAAAACAGTCAAGAATATAAGAGTCAGGTTTTAAATGTATTGTCAAAGTATGATGAAACTTTGAAAAAAACTTGCGATGAGAAACTAAAGAATCTCGATGAGCAGATTCATAAGGAATCCACTGAAGTACTTGAAAGATATCATAAACAAGAGATCTCCTATGAAGAACTTTTGGAAAAATATAATTTCATTACTTCTTCCTCTCGATATGAAGAATTGAAAAATTCCTTACTTGATAAAACCATAAACACTGGCTTAGAACAAGTAAAAGCGACTAAGAACATCGATGTAGAAAAGATGTTAGAAGAGATGATCAATATCGATCCAAACTTAATAAGGAGTACAAATCATATTGATCTACAAGAAGGTAAGATTTTCTCTATAAAAGCCCATGGTCACGGGAATATGGGTGCGCTATCCATACAAGATGGAGATACAAAGCTTGGAGAATTATCGAGCGAATCAGGATTTTTCAAGCAAGTTGAAGGCCAAACTAAAGAAATTTTCGTTTTTGAGGATATACTGCACAACTTAAATACTCAATATGATGGTGGTGCTTATATGGCGATTACGAAAGAAAATGGTCATTATAAAGCTTCTTTAATAGACGGCAGAACAGTTGAACGTGATGAATACTTTGATGAAGCACATTTGCATGAAAATGAATTGTTGCATCCTAGCACTGGACACATCCAAAAAGATTTAGATTCTCTACTCCTTAGAGGTACTAAAATTTTGAATCATCAGGATTCAGAGCATGCACAATATTCTGATGAGCAAAAGGCAAATGGAGTAATCGTGGAAAAAGGAAAATTACTGGATAATAAGGGGACAGATAGGACAAACGACGATGTATACGAAGCGGTTGTAAAGCAAGGAGGCGAAAATCTACATGCATTCAAAAATATGGGCTTTTATATTACCGAAGAGGTGAAAAATGAAAGAGGTGAAATTACAAATGGAAGTAACTTGTTCATTCATGATCACGGAAAAAATGTGCGCTATCAGTTACCTGAAAAAGTTACTCATCTAAAGTTAGTGCAAAAGGATGGACAATATAAGTTAGCACCATCTGATTCTGAAGGGAGAGAGTATAATGGCATACCAGATGAATATGGATATATAGATCCAATATTTGCACATGAATATGAGAAGAGAGATTATTCCCATAAACATGTAAATGTGGGCCTTATAAACTTAGAGAAATATGGCTCTGGCAAACTTTTTGCTATAAAGTACGACCCAAATGATTACCACATACAAAGAAACTCAAGTGGCGAAATAGTTAGAATAAAAGATCAAGCATATTTCACTAAAGTAAAACTATTTGATGGTGATACTGATGAAGAAATTGGAATGTTATCTAATAATTTCCATAACTTCAAAGGAAAAATATTCTTTTCTGCTGATTATAACTACAGTTATAATGATTTCCTCGCATCTGTTTCTCCTCAAGTTGAAATTGAGGACATGGGGAATGGAAGTAAAAAAATAACTTTCGATCAAGGTGATGGCGATATCGGTGATACTAATAGAGGCTACACGGACTATCAGAGAATATTCACAAAAGAGAAACAAACCGAAAGTCCAAAAGGGCAAGTAAGTGAAGCTAAGACAGAAGTTAACATGAGCCATAGTACTACTAATATTGTTGCTGAAGAGAGAAACGACAATAGTGAAATGCAGTCTGATCAGCCACAAATTCCAACAAGGGCAAAAAGGTCAGCTTCAGTGGAGGAGAAAGAGCAGGTATTAAAAGACACAATCTTGAAAATAGAAAAGAACTATGATCGAGACTTAGAAGGAAAGCACAAGGCAAATGTAACCATAGATTACAATGATGTGAAAGCCTTGTATGATAGAGCAGAAGGAGAAGATAAAGGCTCTGTGTTAAAGTTTTGGAACAAACTGCATACATCAGATTATAAGGTTGGTGCTTTGCCCGAAGACAAGTATTACTTTAAAGATGGCAAATTTGTAATTCACGATAGTGATACGAAAAAGCTTATAGTGTTACCTGAGGATAAGGTATCCATCAAAATAATGAAGGATGGTGATAGCTATAGTTTGGCTATATCAAGTGGTAATGGCAAAGTAATAAGCAGCATTAGTAAAATAGATAATCCGAATTACGAATTGCTGTCAGATTCAAGTCATTTCAACTTAGAAATGCAAGATAACATTGAGTTATCAGACCAACATCATGAATACAATCTCTATCTAGAGAATGGTTTTGCGACAATGTTTGATTGCACAAGCGATCATGTTTATCACGATCATAACTCGACCTACATCTAA
- the uvrC gene encoding excinuclease ABC subunit UvrC, with amino-acid sequence MLRQYKEQIKSSPQSCGVYKMVGDKNKVLYIGKAKNLKSRLSDYLQFENLSERIRVMISQVIKVEIFITENEIEALLLEAQLIKSLKPSYNILLRDGKSYPYITISKHGYPRIAKYRGKFKKNEFHYYGPFPSAAAVKNTILSLQKAFLLRVCSDQYFSSTKRPCLEYQVKRCSAPCVDKITKDDYCKSVKQAQDTLLGRNKEVQRQLFSTMEKCSREMNYELAAVYRDRLKFLQQIQMQPMDFSFEEDADFFSVVREADLACIGVLSFRDKSNYGSIPYFIENCSDHPNDEILSTFLVNLYNQVSTPPAQIYVPDFIKDKEIIEQALYALTQKSIKVLYAKNSKERDLLNFIYNNSKHSLEQKLTDYRNNLEKLEELRKIFSLPNIPKRIEVYDNSHISGNQQVGVMIVAGQEGFLKSEYKKFTIKEEISGDDYKMMREVLIRRFSGNIKDIIPDFLLIDGGPGHVSIVHNVLEILNIKVPFACMAKGHDRNAGNERFYVPDREEFTLASDSKVMLYLQLLRNEAHRFAITSHRKKRDKQFFASQLSKISGVGNKRKKALMSHFGSVENISKASLAEIQNVPGISKGLAEIILKHVNYKRGAPKEIL; translated from the coding sequence ATGCTCAGGCAATATAAGGAACAAATCAAATCATCTCCACAATCCTGTGGCGTTTATAAGATGGTTGGAGATAAGAATAAGGTTTTATACATTGGTAAAGCAAAAAACTTGAAGTCGAGGTTATCCGACTACCTTCAATTCGAAAACCTTTCTGAACGAATCAGAGTAATGATCTCACAGGTTATTAAGGTTGAAATATTCATCACTGAGAATGAAATCGAAGCATTGCTTCTTGAAGCACAGTTAATAAAATCGTTAAAACCATCTTATAATATTTTGCTTAGGGATGGAAAATCTTATCCTTATATAACAATTTCTAAGCATGGTTATCCAAGAATAGCAAAATATAGAGGTAAGTTTAAGAAGAATGAGTTTCATTACTACGGCCCTTTTCCATCTGCTGCTGCTGTTAAGAACACTATATTATCATTGCAAAAAGCTTTTCTCTTAAGAGTATGTTCAGATCAATATTTCTCTTCAACAAAAAGACCATGTCTTGAGTATCAAGTTAAGCGCTGTTCAGCACCATGCGTAGATAAAATTACAAAAGATGATTACTGCAAATCAGTAAAACAAGCACAAGATACTCTGCTAGGAAGGAATAAAGAAGTGCAAAGACAGCTATTTTCTACAATGGAAAAGTGCAGTAGGGAGATGAATTACGAGCTTGCTGCTGTCTATAGAGATCGATTGAAATTTCTTCAGCAAATTCAAATGCAGCCAATGGATTTTTCTTTTGAAGAAGATGCAGATTTCTTTAGCGTTGTACGTGAGGCAGACTTAGCATGCATTGGTGTACTATCTTTCAGAGATAAAAGTAACTATGGAAGCATTCCTTACTTCATTGAGAATTGTAGTGATCATCCAAATGATGAAATTTTATCCACCTTTTTGGTCAATTTGTATAATCAAGTTAGCACACCACCAGCACAAATTTACGTTCCCGATTTTATTAAGGATAAGGAAATTATAGAACAAGCACTTTATGCTCTTACTCAAAAATCAATAAAAGTTTTGTATGCGAAAAATAGTAAAGAGCGTGATTTGTTGAATTTTATTTACAATAATTCTAAGCATAGCCTAGAGCAGAAGCTTACTGATTATAGAAATAACCTAGAAAAGCTCGAAGAGCTTAGGAAGATTTTCTCGTTACCAAATATTCCAAAGCGTATCGAGGTTTATGATAATAGCCATATATCTGGAAATCAACAAGTTGGTGTGATGATTGTTGCAGGGCAGGAAGGTTTTTTAAAAAGTGAATACAAAAAATTTACTATAAAAGAAGAAATTTCAGGTGATGACTATAAAATGATGAGAGAAGTGCTGATTAGACGTTTCTCTGGCAATATAAAAGATATAATCCCTGATTTTTTACTGATTGATGGCGGTCCAGGACATGTTTCCATAGTGCATAATGTGTTGGAAATATTGAATATAAAAGTTCCTTTTGCTTGTATGGCGAAGGGTCATGATCGTAATGCAGGAAATGAAAGATTTTATGTGCCGGACAGAGAAGAATTTACTCTAGCAAGTGACAGCAAGGTCATGCTTTATTTACAATTACTGCGTAATGAAGCCCACCGCTTTGCAATAACTTCGCATAGAAAAAAACGTGATAAACAGTTTTTTGCTTCACAATTAAGCAAAATATCCGGCGTTGGCAATAAAAGAAAGAAGGCACTCATGTCTCATTTTGGTTCGGTAGAAAACATAAGCAAAGCTTCTCTAGCTGAAATTCAAAACGTACCTGGAATTAGTAAAGGTTTAGCAGAAATCATTCTTAAACACGTAAATTATAAGAGAGGTGCTCCTAAAGAGATACTCTGA
- the glyS gene encoding glycine--tRNA ligase subunit beta produces the protein MLSQLLFECLSEEIPSRMQNSSAAQVKSYIINAFSKNNVKFASIEVYVTARRIALFIDGISALELKDSNNEIKGPRVNAPKSAIEGFLRKNRKGEEDLLIRKVNDEDFYFIKRESCLFNISGFLKNQLEEMLKNFSWPKSMRWSERKERWVRPIKNILCILNDEIIPISFAGVTACNVTYGHRFLSGDAVLTVRTPKDYFELLEKNNVILQLDKRKQFILDQINKFTKEENLQLEKNDYLLNELAGLIEWPIVLFGKIKSSELPKEVILSIINMQQKYLALSNGQKISHFVTVVNVNNNEVVKGHERILEARLADAQFLMSQDKKENLDYYVKKLSSISFHASLGSVEEKVKRIITLSKYVAIFIPHASLIKVERAAYLAKADLATLIVKEFPGLQGIMSGYYASYFQEDKEVVEAITEHYKPIGSEQECPKSPTAIAVAIVDKMDSLVGLIAAGEKISGSYDQFGLRRMTIGIIRTILENNLHIPIRLLIDKSVSLCSRLLFNKNTTPVDKPNEKQISELVFKFCLERFKVILKNRNIRQDIVDSIIYKIDINDLLTAEKQTVILDRYLSTPEGEQVLSTYKRASNMMSKVRKSDGTTYNASYSKKFLIENEEIALSNCAIAACKNIKQAIENNDFNTALDELARFAPFINQFMDSVKINCDSNELRINRLSLLANVVSSFHLVAEFNLIQVKQLINAQAI, from the coding sequence ATGTTGTCACAATTATTGTTTGAATGTCTTTCAGAAGAAATTCCATCAAGAATGCAGAATTCATCTGCAGCTCAGGTTAAGAGCTATATCATTAATGCTTTTAGTAAAAATAATGTGAAATTTGCATCTATAGAAGTTTATGTGACTGCACGTCGCATTGCTCTTTTTATTGATGGAATAAGTGCTTTGGAGCTAAAAGATTCTAACAATGAGATTAAAGGACCAAGAGTTAATGCACCGAAAAGTGCTATCGAAGGTTTTTTGAGAAAAAATCGGAAAGGTGAAGAAGATTTACTCATTCGCAAAGTAAACGATGAAGATTTTTACTTCATTAAGAGAGAAAGCTGCTTATTTAACATCAGCGGGTTTCTCAAAAATCAACTGGAGGAAATGCTAAAAAACTTTTCTTGGCCAAAGAGTATGAGATGGAGTGAAAGAAAAGAGAGATGGGTTAGACCAATTAAAAATATTCTATGTATTTTAAATGACGAAATAATACCCATATCTTTTGCAGGGGTTACAGCATGCAACGTGACGTATGGTCATAGGTTTCTTTCAGGTGATGCAGTACTTACTGTTAGAACACCCAAAGACTATTTTGAATTGTTAGAAAAAAATAATGTCATTCTCCAGTTGGACAAAAGAAAGCAATTTATACTAGATCAGATTAATAAGTTTACAAAAGAGGAGAACTTACAACTTGAAAAAAATGATTATTTACTTAATGAATTGGCAGGGCTTATAGAGTGGCCAATAGTATTATTTGGTAAAATAAAATCATCAGAGTTACCGAAGGAAGTAATACTTAGTATAATTAACATGCAGCAAAAGTATCTTGCTTTAAGTAATGGACAGAAAATTTCACATTTTGTTACTGTTGTAAATGTTAACAATAATGAAGTTGTCAAAGGTCATGAAAGAATATTAGAAGCACGTCTTGCTGATGCCCAATTTTTGATGTCTCAAGACAAAAAGGAAAACCTAGATTACTATGTCAAAAAATTGAGCTCTATTTCATTTCATGCTTCGCTCGGTAGCGTAGAAGAAAAAGTGAAGCGTATTATTACTCTGTCAAAGTATGTAGCGATATTTATTCCACATGCTTCACTAATTAAAGTTGAACGTGCTGCATATTTAGCAAAGGCAGATCTTGCAACGTTGATAGTAAAAGAATTTCCGGGATTGCAAGGAATAATGAGTGGATATTACGCTTCTTACTTTCAAGAAGATAAAGAAGTAGTAGAAGCTATAACTGAGCACTATAAGCCAATCGGATCGGAACAAGAATGCCCTAAATCTCCTACTGCGATTGCTGTAGCTATTGTAGACAAAATGGATAGTTTGGTTGGTTTAATTGCAGCAGGTGAGAAAATCTCTGGTTCGTATGATCAGTTTGGTTTGCGGAGAATGACAATTGGTATAATTAGAACAATACTTGAAAATAATTTGCATATTCCAATTAGGCTACTGATAGATAAGTCAGTATCTTTATGTTCAAGACTTCTCTTTAATAAAAATACAACACCAGTTGATAAGCCAAATGAAAAACAAATTTCAGAGCTAGTATTTAAATTTTGCTTAGAGAGGTTCAAGGTTATTTTAAAAAATAGAAATATAAGGCAAGATATTGTAGATTCAATAATATATAAAATCGATATTAATGATCTGCTGACAGCAGAAAAGCAAACTGTTATACTGGATCGTTATCTTAGTACGCCAGAAGGTGAACAGGTTCTAAGCACTTATAAAAGAGCCAGTAACATGATGAGCAAAGTGAGAAAAAGTGATGGCACTACTTATAATGCATCTTACAGTAAGAAGTTTTTGATTGAAAATGAGGAGATTGCGCTATCAAATTGTGCTATAGCTGCTTGTAAAAACATAAAACAAGCGATAGAAAATAACGACTTTAATACAGCGCTTGATGAACTTGCTCGTTTTGCTCCATTTATCAATCAATTTATGGACAGTGTAAAGATTAACTGTGATTCTAATGAGCTTAGAATAAACAGGTTATCTTTGCTTGCAAATGTTGTTTCTAGCTTTCATTTAGTAGCAGAGTTTAACCTTATACAGGTTAAACAATTGATAAATGCTCAGGCAATATAA
- the rlmB gene encoding 23S rRNA (guanosine(2251)-2'-O)-methyltransferase RlmB, giving the protein MKSSKANENCWLYGKHTCMSALRNKNRQCIELLVTGNFYRECEKEIRQCADSKGIKAQLVENKIFNDILPKGVNHQGIALKVAPIFHSLNIEEIAERSGENSTIVILDQITDTYNIGSILRTSACFNIDALVLPHHHSPSENASIAKAASGALDIVPLIYVTNIVKTMESLKKIGYWCYGFDCNAKENIDEIKNFWKKRVIIFGSEEKGMRRLVKESCDYLLKIPMSNVIDSLNVSNAAAIGLYSIYIKTKITAN; this is encoded by the coding sequence ATGAAATCATCAAAAGCTAATGAAAACTGTTGGCTATACGGAAAGCACACTTGCATGTCAGCATTAAGAAATAAAAATAGACAGTGTATAGAATTGTTAGTAACAGGAAACTTCTACAGAGAATGTGAGAAAGAAATTAGACAATGTGCAGATAGTAAGGGCATTAAAGCTCAGCTAGTAGAGAACAAAATATTCAATGATATTTTACCCAAGGGTGTAAATCATCAAGGAATTGCTTTAAAAGTTGCTCCTATTTTTCACAGCTTAAATATCGAAGAAATAGCTGAAAGATCAGGTGAAAACTCTACTATAGTCATTTTAGATCAAATTACTGATACATACAATATAGGGTCGATTTTAAGAACCTCAGCTTGTTTCAACATTGATGCATTAGTTTTACCACATCACCATTCACCGAGCGAAAATGCATCTATTGCAAAAGCAGCAAGTGGAGCACTAGATATTGTCCCTCTAATATACGTTACAAACATAGTAAAAACTATGGAGTCTCTCAAAAAGATAGGCTACTGGTGTTATGGGTTTGATTGCAATGCTAAGGAAAATATAGATGAAATAAAGAACTTTTGGAAAAAAAGAGTAATTATTTTTGGCTCTGAAGAGAAAGGAATGCGGAGATTAGTTAAAGAAAGTTGTGATTATCTTTTAAAAATCCCAATGTCAAACGTAATTGATAGTCTAAATGTTTCAAATGCAGCAGCAATAGGACTATATTCCATCTACATTAAAACAAAAATAACTGCAAATTAG